Below is a window of Culturomica massiliensis DNA.
TCTACAACCGGAGTCGGTATACCTTCCAGACAAAACGTTTTATGACAATATTCACAGTTGAAATGAGTGTGTAAATCTTCGACGGCACATGCACAACTATCGCCACATACCGCATATTTCAGCGAACCAGTCCCATCGTCGATACTGTGTATCAAATGGTGGGACAGAAAAAGGGTGACGGTACGAAACAAAGTAGATTTATCAACAGTATCCAATAAATTTTCCAGGTCCAGTAAAGAAACTGCCCGCTCTGCCCGTAACATGGCCTGCAACACCAATATTCGTATAGCAGTCGGTTTGATTTCCCTTTTTGCCAGCATATCCAAACAAGTTTTCTCTTCCATAACCATTCTATTTAATCATTTTTTGTATCCGTACGGCATTCAGTATGGCAATCAGTGTAACCCCTACGTCCGCAAAAACGGCCTCCCATAAAGTAGCCATCCCACCGGCTCCCAGAATCAATACAAGCAATTTTACGCCAAAAGCCAAAGAGATATTTTGCCAAATGATCCGGCGTGCCTGTTTTCCGACTTTAATAGCAGTAGCAACCTTAGAAGGCTGATCCGTTTGTATTACGACGTCGGCCGTTTCTATGGCGGCATCGCTCCCCAATCCTCCCATTGCAATCCCCACATGACTCAAAGCCAGAACAGGAGCATCGTTTATACCATCCCCGACAAAAGCAATCCGGTTTTCCGGATTCCGGCGTAACTCCTCAATGTGCTTCACTTTTCCGTCAGGAAGCAGGTCTCCGTATGCCTGCGTTACGCCCAGCTTTTCTGCAAAGTTAGTAACAATACGTTGTTTATCACCCGATAATATCTGAATGTTACGGATATTTAACGCTCTCAGGTCCTCGACAGCAGTAAAAGCATCCTCTTTCAGCCTGTCCGACAACGACAAATAACCTGCATATTCATCTCCCAAAGCACAAACCACAATCGTATCCCTTACAGCAAGCAACTCTTCCGGGAAATCGATATCAAACCGGGACAACAAACGGGTATTTCCTGCCAAAACCCGGACTCCGTCTGCCTCTGCGACCAAACCGTGACCGGCGATCTCCGTTACACCGGCGACAGCAACCGGCTCTATCTTCTGATCCTTCGCATAACGTTCAATCGCTTTAGCAATCGGATGTGTACTATTCCGCTCTACAGAAGCCACCCAACGTATCAGTTCTTTCTCCGAAAACTTCGGTGCCGGCTTACACAACTGCACTTCAAATGTCCCGCGAGTCAATGTACCGGTTTTATCGAATACAACTGTATTAATTTGGGTAATAGCGTCCAGATAATTTCCCCCTTTAAACAGAACTCCCAACCGGGAAGCCGCTCCGATACCTCCGAAATAGCCCAAAGGAATACTGACAACCAAAGCACAGGGACATGAAATAACAAGAAAAACCAACGCCCTGTACAACCAATTGTCGAATGTAAATACGAACTGTGTATTGACCAGCGAATACAGAAAAGGCAACGACACGATCAACACGGCCAGACCGATGACAACCGGCGTATAGATACGGGCAAATTTACGAATAAATAATTCGGCCGGCGCCTTGCGTCCGGAAGCATTCTGAACCAACTCCAAAATACGGGCCAAGGCACTTTTATCGAAAGGTTTGGTTACTCTTATCCGGACCACCTTATCCGTAACAATCATTCCGGCAAGAACCTCTCCGCCCTCTCTGATATTCCGGGGCACACTTTCTCCCGTCAAGGCGGCTGTATTGAAAGCTGCAACGTCATTCAACATCACACCGTCCAACGGTACCCGCTCTCCGGGTTTTACCTCAATGACTTCATCGACCTGTACCCGTTGAGGTTCCTCTACAATAAGGACATCCCCCCTGACGACGACAGCCCTTTCCGGTCTGACATCCAATAAAGCTCTGATATTGCGCTTTGCCTTATCGACAGCCTTATCCTGAAAAAGTTCTCCCACAGCATAAAACAGCATTACTGCCACCCCTTCGGGATACTCGCCAATATAAAAAGCCCCCAGCGTAGCGACAGACATAAGCGTAAACTCACTGAAATAATCTTTGCGAAAGATACTTTCCCACGCTTCTTTTATAACAGGGAGTCCGACAGGGAAATAAGCCAAAAAATACCATGTCAATGCGACATAATTCTCCCGGAAAAAAGCCATATCCATTGCATTCAGCATTATTCCACCGAGTAACAGTAACAATGAAAGTAAAACTCTCCAATAATCACGGATAAAACCGGATTTTTTTAAAACACTGGTAGGCTGTGCTTTCTTATCTGCACAACATCCGCAACTGGCATACTGTTTCATATTCTTTTCTTTTTATTTTTTACAAAGATAACAGACAGCAAATGCAACAAAGTTGCAAAGTTTAATACCGATACATGTAAAAATAATAAGGTATTATTTCCTATCTTTGTCCCAAATACAGGAACAATGAGTTTTGAGGAAATTATAAAGGATATTAAAGCCAAAAAATACAAACCCATTTATTTTCTGAACGGAGAAGAAGCGTTTTTTATCGACCGTATCACCGATCTGATCGAGAAAACCGTACTTACCGAAGAAGAAAAAGCCTTTAACCAAACGGTTATGTACGGCAATGACGTCAATATGACGACCGTTACCGATACGGCCCGGCGCTTCCCTATGATGAGCGAGCGGCAAGTGGTTATTGTCCGGGAAGCGCAAAATATCAAAGATTTCGATAATCTCTTACCTTATATCGAACATTACCAAACCTCAACCATCCTGTTACTGGCCTACAAAAACAAAAAAGCCGACAAGAGAAAAAATGTATTTAAAAAACTAAATGCCTCTTCCAACTGTATCTGGTTCGATTCCAATAAATTATACGACAATAAAATCCCGGATTGGATTATAAACTACTGTAAATCGAGTTCATACAATATTACGCCCAAGGCTGCAGGTATTTTAGCCGAAAGCCTGGGAACTGATTTAAGCCGGGTAGCAAACGAGATCGACAAGCTGATATTACTGCTTCCGCCGGGAGGAACGATAAAAGAATCGTTGGTAGAGGAACACACCGGTATCAGTAAGGATTTCAATACCTTTGAACTACAAACGGCCATCATTCAAAAAGATTTCCTCAAAGCCAACCGCATCGTCAATTATTTCGAAGCCAACCCCAAAAACAGTCCGTTGGTACTGACGATTGCCACCTTGTTTAAATATTTTTTGAATCTGCTGACCTATCATTATCAGAAAAAATCGACCCCTAATGCACAGGAAATGGCAAGACTGCTGGGCATCAACAGCTTTTTTATGAAAGATTATACCGACGGGGCGCGTATGTACAATGCAGTCAAATGTGCCGGCATCATCTCATTATTGCGTGAATATGACATGAAATCCAAAGGCGTAGGCAATGTCAATAGTTCCGACGGAGAATTGCTGAAAGAACTGGTCTTTAAAATTATGCATTAACCGGCCAAAATTAAAATTTTTTATTATCCGGAATACGGCAGAATTTCTTTATATTTGCATATACCAATTTACGGTTGCATAAAAATGCAATGAATAAAAGTAATAAAAACAATGCGAAGAAGAAAAACATCTGTAAACGTAGTGAATCCGGATGAAAAGCCTTTGAATAAAGCAGTATTCTTTAACCGGGACGGGACGTTGAATTGTGACGAGGGTTTCGATTATATCTACCGGCAGGAAGATGTACATTTTAATCCGGGAGTAGTCGAAGGATTGAAAAAACTGCAGGATGCTGGTTATCTTCTCTTTATCGTTACAAATCAGGGAGGAATCGCCAAAGGCATTTATACCCATGAACAAGTTAAAGAAGTACACGATTATATGTGTGCCGAATTTGCTAAAAACGGGATCTGTATCACGAGGATATACTATTGTCCCCATCATGAAAGCGTAAAAACCTGTGTTTGCCGAAAACCTTCTCCTTATATGATCAATCTGGCTATCGAAGAATTCAATATCGACCGCAACCGTTCCTATATGATCGGAGATAGTCCCCGGGATACCAAAGCTGCAGAAGCTGCCGGTATAAAATCCATCAAAATTCACAAAAATCAGGACATTACTCCGGCCGTAAATAAGATCCTAGGAATAAGAGCCAAAACCATCAACATGAATCTGGACGAATCCGAGTTCTGATCCATTTCTTTTCCGGATAAAAAGTTCTGCCAGAAATTTTGTCGAATTATCCACTGGATTTAAATTAATATAACCTGCAATAATCTTATTTTCCTCGTATTTCAACGGGGATATATGCCGGTAACCGAGATTTTTTTGAAAAGCTTCTCCCTCTCCGGGATAAAAAGAAATTTTAAAAATTCCCTCTGAATTTTCAGCTACATAACGCTCACTGATAAACAAAGCCAATACCCCCATTGTATATCTGAGATTGATTTCAACACAAGGCTGTACAAGATATTCTCCCTGCTCATCTTTGTAAATCATCATATCTACCCCAAGAAAACCTTTATAACGGGACAAAACAGAAGGCAATATTTCCGACAATTCCTTTTTTATCGAACATAACTGCTCCCATCCGATATAAGCTGTCAACTTTGCTTCAATCCTACTTTGGGTGCCGATATAATTTCCCTGGTATTCCCCGCCATTCCCGGTATAAAAAAAAGACAGACCGGCATAATTTATGGTTCCTTCTCCGTCTGCATAAAATTCCATGGCAAAATCACATACCCGTTCCAATCGTTTTTCAACCATCACATAATTTTGCCGGTGTAATATACCTTTCAACCATTCTCCCGCCTTTACCGTTATTCCCTCTCTGCCGATTCCAAGCTGTCCCTTGCCGGACGATGACCACGGTGCCTTTACCACATATTCCCCTCCTTGCACACAAACGGCAATTTCATCCAGAGACCGGCATACTTCAGGTACTATATCTTTCCGGATAAAAGGCAAACGGTTACAAAGTTCCCGAAGGCATTGACAGGCTGTCAACCGGCTGTACAGTCCCTTGTATTCCTCCTTCCAATATCCGGCCTGTAAAAATTGATCCGTCCGGGGACTCCATCCCCACGGCTCGGCCGTTCTGTCTCCCAAGCCGGCATACATTTTCTGCTGCACCAGTTCCGGACTCAATCCGAAAATGGTTTCCCGCTCCCGTATAAATTCCTCGTCCGGTTTTTGCTGAACAAGCACAGCATCCCCCTTATCGGAGAAATAAGCCGGTAAATAGCCCAAATCTTTTGCCATCCGGATAATATTAGCAGGTGGTGTATAAAAACGCCCGCCATTGGCAATGGCCATTTCACTATCCGGATTGAAACAAAAAAGCCGTGCCATAATCAAGAAATAATCTTCATAAAACAAGCCTGACAATCAAAGTCCAGACGGAAACAATACTTTGCATTACAGATATATAACGGGAAATGCAGTTTTTTGTCCTTTCCCTGCTTCCGGCAGTAGCCCAATTCATATAAAATACAATAGCGGGTGCGCATTAATTCGCGGCCTTCCTGTTCATTTCCGGTCTCAAATCCCGGTTCTACATCCACGGCCCCGTGTTCCCGGTAAAAAAGCGCTGCCGCCTTATTATTCACATTTCCTTTCCAATCGACCTTCTCTCTCCAGTTCACTTCCGGCACAAGCTTTTTCATTCTTAAAACTTCCCGGTATTTTTCCCTTTCTACAGACAAATTCTCCAGCAATTGCCGCCGGTAATTATTGACCGCGGCTACGGGCAAAAATAGCGTTTCTCCTTCATATAGGACATCTTGGCAAAAAAAATCACTTTCCCCGCATTTCTTCAACTGCCGTATCAACCGTTCCCGTTGTCCTTCTCCCTTAGCCAACTCAAAACATTCTTGCGGCTCGAGAAAAACCTTTACACCGTCTTCATCCTCTGCATACAACTTCAGATGTCCCGCCGATGCAACAACCTTTATCCGAACACCGATTTTCCGGAAAGAATGATTTTTTTCCAATTGCACGGCAAACCGATGATCGTAATTGCGGTACAAACGGGTTCCCGGACGTACTGTCAATACTTCATTGCATTCAGCCACTTCTCCTTCTGCTTTATTCACCCGGATACCTTTCCATTCCCCGTTTTCCGGATAACACAATCCATCTCCGTTATGCATGTCTTCCCCACCGGCAATCCACAGGCGGTTTCCTTTTACTTGCCTTATCGTCCCAATATACTTACCGATCGACTTCGGGGTTTCCATATTCACCAATCCGGTTTGTCTTCCCACAGCAAAATAATCGCAATATCCCCGGTTAAAACTCCGTTCGGGATCTGCCGGAAAACCGGACTGAATTTCTCCGCTACCGACACGGTCCACTTCTCGATTCTCTGATTCTATAAGTGTCTTGATAAGCGAATGATAGTGGTTTGTAATATTACTCACATACTTCTCATCCTTCAGCCGCCCCTCTATTTTAAACGAATCTACACCGATATCAATTAAATCCTTTATATGGGCAGACATATTCAAGTCCTTCAGAGACAATACATATTTATCCTGAAGAATATACTTCCCGTCGCTGTCTTTCACGGACCATTTCATCCGGCAGGCCTGCATACATTCCCCCCGGTTGGCAGAACGCCCGGACATATAATGTGAAAGATAACATTGTCCGCTCAAACTGACACATAAGGCACCGTGAATGAACACTTCCAACTCGGCCTTCACCTGCTGCCGGATTTCCCGTATCTGTTCCAACGAAAGTTCCCGGGCCAACACGATACGTTCGAATCCCAACCGATCCAGAAAAATAATTTTCTCCGGATCGTAATTGTGCATTTGAGTACTGGCATGTAAGGCTATCGGTGGAATATCCAGTTTCAAAATACCCATATCCTGTATAATAAGGGCATCTACTCCGATGTCATACAACCGGCGAATCATCTGCTCCGCTTCCTTCAGCTCCGAATCATACAACACCGTATTGAGAGTCACAAATACCCTGCAATAAAACCGATGGGCATAATTTACCAACAGCGCGATATCTTCGATACTATTTGCCGCCGATTTACGGGCGCCGAAAGCCGGTGCACCGATATACACGGCATCGGCACCATTATTGATGGCCGCAATGCCGATCGTTAAATCCTTTGCCGGAGACAATAGTTCTACTTTTCTCATAAACTCAACCGATATAGAGTTCCGGCCATTTATTTCCTTCTATGACAGGTAATTCCAATAATTTACATTTGGGAAAATGGTCATCCAGATACTGACGGATGATCGTAATCGAATCGTTTTTTATGATTTCACTGTCATTGGGGAAATCGTTATATACGACATATTTCACATCAATTCCCCGCAGGCGGCATAACTCCAGACTCATTAAAGTATGATTGATACTGCCTAATTTGGAAGAAGCCACTAATATCAACGGATAACCGTTATCCTGTACATAATCGATTGTCAGGTAATGACGGTTGACCGGAACGAATAATCCCCCGGCTCCCTCCAATAATACCTTATCGTATAATGCAGTCAATTTTTCGGTTGACCGGTGAATGATTGCCGTATCGATAGTTATCTTATCAATTTCTGCCGCTAAATGTGGCGAAGCCGGATAGGTCATAACATAAGGACAGGTTGTTCCGTCCTTATCCACTTCCTGTGGCTCTATGCCCATAATCTCCCGGTGTTTCAATATATCCTCCGATATTCCCCGGCATCCCGTCTGGATAAACTTCTGTGTAATGACCTTTACTCCTTTTTTCAATAGTGTCCGGGCTATTACTCCCGTAACAATAGATTTTCCGGCATCCGTATCGATACCACTGATAAAATACACCGACATGCTTATATATTTTAAATGAGAAATCTTAAATAATAACGATCCGAGATTCTCCTGGTTTAATTTCTGTTTTTTGCATTACAGCAAATACAATCGCAAAAATATAAAAATCAGTCCATAAATATCTCAAGTTTGTGAGATTGCTCTAATTTATTTTAAGATAAAATCAATGATCACAAACTCCGGTTAATAAATCCAACATTTACTCTGATTTTCAACCTACAATTAAAATCTGTTTTTAAACTCGGCAGCCACATATTCCGTAAACAAGAAGGAAAATAAACGCCAAAAACATGAAAACAGGAAAACTTTTTACAGCACTCTTTTTAGGAAGCTGTATCGTATTCTCCGGATCGGTATTTCCGGGATGTGCAAGTATGAGTAATACCGGCAAAGGAGCGATGATCGGAGCCGGCGGTGGTGCAGCCCTGGGAGCTGGAATCGGAGCATTAGCCGGAAAAGGAAAAGGAGCATTGATCGGAGCCGCTGTAGGAGCTGCCGTCGGTTCGGGTACAGGGGCCTTAATCGGCCGGAGAATGGACAAACAGAAAAAAGAACTGGAGAAAATTCAGGAAGCCAAGGTAGAAAGTGTTACCGATGTCAATAATTTACAAGCCCTTAAAGTAACCTTCGATAACGGCATCCTGTTTGCGACTAATAAAAGCGAGTTGAGTCCCTCAGCACGTACAGCCCTGACAAAATTCGCAACATCCCTGAAAAATTCGCCGGATACGGACATTACGATCTACGGGCATACGGACAACACTGGTAGCCGGGCCGTCAACGAAAAACTATCGAAAGAAAGAGCCGACGCCGTAGCTAATTTTCTGGTCGGAAACGGAATCAACCGTTCCCGGATTACCACCGAAGGATTAGCTTACGACCAACCGGTTGCCGACAACAGTACAGCCGAAGGCCGTGCCCAAAACCGCCGCGTGGAAGTTTACATCACGGCAAATTCAGATATGATTAAAAAAGCAGAAAACGGGACTCTGGAATAAATGCAACTCCCGTACATAATAATTAATCAAAAAAGAGCTTCGGGATAAATGGTATACTTTAAATGAATTATAGCCATTTATTCCCGGAATGTTTCCGGTTATCTTTGAATAAAATTAATCAACGAAAACCGAATAGTATGAGAAAAAGCTTGTTTTTATTTGTAGAACTGCTGATTTCGGGAACGATATTAGCGCAAACGGGAAAAATGGATATGAAGAAATATGAAAATCAATTACCTCAACAAGGCAGAGGCAATGTACAGGTTGCTTACCAGGGAAAATCCATAGACCAAATGATTTATGAATTTATGGAAGAACAAGGTATTCCCGGAATGACTCTGGCTATTGTACAAGCCCCCTATATACCGCGTGTCGTCGGATACGGAATAACGGATATCGAAAAGGGAAATCTGGCCAGTCCGAAAACCATTTGGCCGATCGGTCCTATTTCACAAGGATTCACCGCTGTTGCAGTGATGCAATTGTATGAAAAAGGAAAATTAAATCCGGACGACAAAATCAGCAAATATCTGAAGGATATTTCTGAAAATTGGAAAGACATTACCGTCCTCCAATTAATGCAGCACAGTTCCGGGATTGCTGATTACAGAAAACAAAGCGGATTTACGGCCTCGAAAGCCTATACTCCTGCCGAACTGATTGCCATGGTCGAATCAGCACCTCTGGCCTTTACCCCTGGAACAGAAGTAAAGCAAAGTGCCACTAATTTTCTGTTATTGACTTCAATAATTGAAAAAGTAGCAAAAATGCCCTATCACGAATTCGTAAAAAAGAATCAAATCGATTATTTGGGAATGAAGGAAACCTATTTCGACGAAGATTTGTCCAAAGTAAAACAAGAAAATATAGGAGCAAGCCGTAATTTACACCAGGCTTTTAAACATGACAAAGACTACATCGACCCACTGGAAACATCGACAGGCTACCGGGACAAAGAAGGCAAATTGGAAAAGGTAGCCCCTTTAAACGGAGCAGCAATGAAAGGTTTTTCCGACTTATGGGCCTCCGCAGAAGACGTAAGCCACTGGGACATTGCACTGGCCGGCAGTATCCTGATCGCCAAACCTGAAAACCGGGCATTGATCTATGAACCGACCAAACTGACAAACGGTAAAACAGTACCTGCAATGGCCGGTTGGCAATTCTACCATCACAAAGGATTGATGGACATCAAAGGCAATGTTCCCGGACACTCGGCATTCCTAAGCCGGTTTACGGATCCCTCCGAACTGGTATGCGTCACTTTACTGGCCAATAAAGAAGGAGTAGATTTGACAAATCTGGCACGCCGTATCGCTGCGGCATTCGACAATGGGAAAATGGGTACGGGAGCAAATGACAACATACTCTATACCTATGAAAGCCAGTTCAGTGTACCCGAAACAATGGCAAAATTAAATCAAAACATCAAAGCAATGGGAATTCCCGTATTCGCCATATTCGATCACGGCAAAAATGCAGCAGAAGTCGGGCTGGAACTCCGGCCAAACCAGGTCATTGTTTTCGGTTCCCCCAAAGTAGGTACCAAACTGATGCAGGACAATCCGAGTATCTCCATTGAATTACCTCTGAAAATTTCAGTATGGGAAGATAAAAACGGCAGTGTATGGGTTACTTTCCCGCAAATGGAACAAATGGCTTTAAATTACAATATGGATAGCCCGATCATTGAAAAAATGCAGGATTTGCTGGAAAATCTGGTAGCACAATCAACTAATGTTTACTAAGGATATATACCCAAAACAAGAGGGAGCTTGATCGCTCCCTCTTCTATTTTTGTATTATTTTGAACGATTTTACGCCAACAAAGCCGCCAAAGCAATGGAATTTAATTTGGTTTCCACGCTATCTCCCCTGGAAGACAATACACTCGGTACTTTGGCTCCGACCAAAATAGCCCCCTGATTAGACTTACAGATTTTGGTATTGGTCTTATAAAATACATTTCCGGCTTCCAGATTCGGGAATACCAAACAATCCGCATCTCCGGCAACTAATGAATGTACTTTCTTGATCTGCGCTGCTTCCCGGTCAATGGCAACATCCAGAGCCATCGGACCGTCCACGATCACAGAAGAACAAATTTGTCCCCGCTCCGCCATTTTGGATAAGATTGCAGCATCCACCGTCGACTGCACCTTGGGCAATACCTGCTCTGTCGGAGTCACCAAAGCAACTTTCGGACACTCTATCCCCAACGCTTTAGCAGTCAGGGTCACATATTTGATCATCGCAATCTTTTGATTCAGATCAGGCGCCGGAATAACAGCGACATCACTTATCACCAATAATTTATGATACCCCGGACATTCCATCACCGTCACATGAGACAATATCGTATTCGGATCTACCAAACCTTTTTCCTTATTCAATATAGCACGCATATATTTGTCCGTACTGACCAAGCCTTTCATAATCACATCGGCTTGTCCCTCCCGAACCAATTCTACCGCTTTTTGAGCAGCTTTTATATCGTTGGGCTCATGTATCATTTTAAAGCACCCCGCATCATAACCCAATTCCGCACATACATTCCTGACTTCTTTCTCATCCCCGATCAATATCGCTTCTATCAATCCCATCTTTACAGCCTTATAAGCAGCCTCGATCGAATGACTGTCATTAGCATAAGACACCACCAGACGTTTTTTATTGGCATTCTGTTTTAGTGATTCATAAATATCACTGATTTTTTCGATTTTCATAGTTTTTAGCTGTATATTAGTTATAATGTGTAACAAAAATATATGAATTTATTTAAAACCAAAAGAATCTTGCACATTTTATTCTCTTTTGTGCATTTTTTCACAAAAGCCAAAACAACGATACCGGTCCCTCCCATTACCGGGTTTGTCTTATAAGCAGTATTCTTATTCTCAAAAGGATTTAATTGAGAATTTAAAATCTAAAATTTACA
It encodes the following:
- the bioD gene encoding dethiobiotin synthase, which gives rise to MSVYFISGIDTDAGKSIVTGVIARTLLKKGVKVITQKFIQTGCRGISEDILKHREIMGIEPQEVDKDGTTCPYVMTYPASPHLAAEIDKITIDTAIIHRSTEKLTALYDKVLLEGAGGLFVPVNRHYLTIDYVQDNGYPLILVASSKLGSINHTLMSLELCRLRGIDVKYVVYNDFPNDSEIIKNDSITIIRQYLDDHFPKCKLLELPVIEGNKWPELYIG
- a CDS encoding bifunctional enoyl-CoA hydratase/phosphate acetyltransferase, with product MKIEKISDIYESLKQNANKKRLVVSYANDSHSIEAAYKAVKMGLIEAILIGDEKEVRNVCAELGYDAGCFKMIHEPNDIKAAQKAVELVREGQADVIMKGLVSTDKYMRAILNKEKGLVDPNTILSHVTVMECPGYHKLLVISDVAVIPAPDLNQKIAMIKYVTLTAKALGIECPKVALVTPTEQVLPKVQSTVDAAILSKMAERGQICSSVIVDGPMALDVAIDREAAQIKKVHSLVAGDADCLVFPNLEAGNVFYKTNTKICKSNQGAILVGAKVPSVLSSRGDSVETKLNSIALAALLA
- a CDS encoding heavy metal translocating P-type ATPase encodes the protein MKQYASCGCCADKKAQPTSVLKKSGFIRDYWRVLLSLLLLLGGIMLNAMDMAFFRENYVALTWYFLAYFPVGLPVIKEAWESIFRKDYFSEFTLMSVATLGAFYIGEYPEGVAVMLFYAVGELFQDKAVDKAKRNIRALLDVRPERAVVVRGDVLIVEEPQRVQVDEVIEVKPGERVPLDGVMLNDVAAFNTAALTGESVPRNIREGGEVLAGMIVTDKVVRIRVTKPFDKSALARILELVQNASGRKAPAELFIRKFARIYTPVVIGLAVLIVSLPFLYSLVNTQFVFTFDNWLYRALVFLVISCPCALVVSIPLGYFGGIGAASRLGVLFKGGNYLDAITQINTVVFDKTGTLTRGTFEVQLCKPAPKFSEKELIRWVASVERNSTHPIAKAIERYAKDQKIEPVAVAGVTEIAGHGLVAEADGVRVLAGNTRLLSRFDIDFPEELLAVRDTIVVCALGDEYAGYLSLSDRLKEDAFTAVEDLRALNIRNIQILSGDKQRIVTNFAEKLGVTQAYGDLLPDGKVKHIEELRRNPENRIAFVGDGINDAPVLALSHVGIAMGGLGSDAAIETADVVIQTDQPSKVATAIKVGKQARRIIWQNISLAFGVKLLVLILGAGGMATLWEAVFADVGVTLIAILNAVRIQKMIK
- a CDS encoding D-glycero-alpha-D-manno-heptose-1,7-bisphosphate 7-phosphatase, with product MRRRKTSVNVVNPDEKPLNKAVFFNRDGTLNCDEGFDYIYRQEDVHFNPGVVEGLKKLQDAGYLLFIVTNQGGIAKGIYTHEQVKEVHDYMCAEFAKNGICITRIYYCPHHESVKTCVCRKPSPYMINLAIEEFNIDRNRSYMIGDSPRDTKAAEAAGIKSIKIHKNQDITPAVNKILGIRAKTINMNLDESEF
- the holA gene encoding DNA polymerase III subunit delta, translating into MSFEEIIKDIKAKKYKPIYFLNGEEAFFIDRITDLIEKTVLTEEEKAFNQTVMYGNDVNMTTVTDTARRFPMMSERQVVIVREAQNIKDFDNLLPYIEHYQTSTILLLAYKNKKADKRKNVFKKLNASSNCIWFDSNKLYDNKIPDWIINYCKSSSYNITPKAAGILAESLGTDLSRVANEIDKLILLLPPGGTIKESLVEEHTGISKDFNTFELQTAIIQKDFLKANRIVNYFEANPKNSPLVLTIATLFKYFLNLLTYHYQKKSTPNAQEMARLLGINSFFMKDYTDGARMYNAVKCAGIISLLREYDMKSKGVGNVNSSDGELLKELVFKIMH
- a CDS encoding Fur family transcriptional regulator, with translation MEEKTCLDMLAKREIKPTAIRILVLQAMLRAERAVSLLDLENLLDTVDKSTLFRTVTLFLSHHLIHSIDDGTGSLKYAVCGDSCACAVEDLHTHFNCEYCHKTFCLEGIPTPVVELPKGFTLNSINYVLKGICPDCALKLKN
- a CDS encoding OmpA family protein, which produces MKTGKLFTALFLGSCIVFSGSVFPGCASMSNTGKGAMIGAGGGAALGAGIGALAGKGKGALIGAAVGAAVGSGTGALIGRRMDKQKKELEKIQEAKVESVTDVNNLQALKVTFDNGILFATNKSELSPSARTALTKFATSLKNSPDTDITIYGHTDNTGSRAVNEKLSKERADAVANFLVGNGINRSRITTEGLAYDQPVADNSTAEGRAQNRRVEVYITANSDMIKKAENGTLE
- a CDS encoding peptidase U32 family protein, which translates into the protein MRKVELLSPAKDLTIGIAAINNGADAVYIGAPAFGARKSAANSIEDIALLVNYAHRFYCRVFVTLNTVLYDSELKEAEQMIRRLYDIGVDALIIQDMGILKLDIPPIALHASTQMHNYDPEKIIFLDRLGFERIVLARELSLEQIREIRQQVKAELEVFIHGALCVSLSGQCYLSHYMSGRSANRGECMQACRMKWSVKDSDGKYILQDKYVLSLKDLNMSAHIKDLIDIGVDSFKIEGRLKDEKYVSNITNHYHSLIKTLIESENREVDRVGSGEIQSGFPADPERSFNRGYCDYFAVGRQTGLVNMETPKSIGKYIGTIRQVKGNRLWIAGGEDMHNGDGLCYPENGEWKGIRVNKAEGEVAECNEVLTVRPGTRLYRNYDHRFAVQLEKNHSFRKIGVRIKVVASAGHLKLYAEDEDGVKVFLEPQECFELAKGEGQRERLIRQLKKCGESDFFCQDVLYEGETLFLPVAAVNNYRRQLLENLSVEREKYREVLRMKKLVPEVNWREKVDWKGNVNNKAAALFYREHGAVDVEPGFETGNEQEGRELMRTRYCILYELGYCRKQGKDKKLHFPLYICNAKYCFRLDFDCQACFMKIIS
- a CDS encoding serine hydrolase: MRKSLFLFVELLISGTILAQTGKMDMKKYENQLPQQGRGNVQVAYQGKSIDQMIYEFMEEQGIPGMTLAIVQAPYIPRVVGYGITDIEKGNLASPKTIWPIGPISQGFTAVAVMQLYEKGKLNPDDKISKYLKDISENWKDITVLQLMQHSSGIADYRKQSGFTASKAYTPAELIAMVESAPLAFTPGTEVKQSATNFLLLTSIIEKVAKMPYHEFVKKNQIDYLGMKETYFDEDLSKVKQENIGASRNLHQAFKHDKDYIDPLETSTGYRDKEGKLEKVAPLNGAAMKGFSDLWASAEDVSHWDIALAGSILIAKPENRALIYEPTKLTNGKTVPAMAGWQFYHHKGLMDIKGNVPGHSAFLSRFTDPSELVCVTLLANKEGVDLTNLARRIAAAFDNGKMGTGANDNILYTYESQFSVPETMAKLNQNIKAMGIPVFAIFDHGKNAAEVGLELRPNQVIVFGSPKVGTKLMQDNPSISIELPLKISVWEDKNGSVWVTFPQMEQMALNYNMDSPIIEKMQDLLENLVAQSTNVY